The uncultured Fibrobacter sp. genome has a window encoding:
- a CDS encoding carbohydrate-binding protein, with product MEKLSRGLAVANTGKGMLVSWRLLGTENPDTEFNLYRDGTKIASIGKTAGTNYLDADGKTTSKYTVAAVVNGKEGKAEGALIVLDQNSKGFPYKTIKGLNVPKDQTMPDGSTCSYSPNDMSVGDLDGDGELDLVLKWDPNNSKDNSQSGYTGSVFIDGLKMDGTLLWRIDLGKNIRAGAHYTQFMVYDLDGDGIAEIVMKTSDGTVDGKGKVIGDGSKDYRSSSGTIMTGNEFLTVFKGNTGEAIHTINYWPARGKISGDSYGNRDNRMLAAIAYLDGVHPSVIMSRGYYTEFFVAAYDFDGKELKTRWQHSSDKKGQGLYGEGNHNLSVGDLDGDGFDEIVMGSAALKHDGTLLYRTGFGHGDAMHLSDMDPDKPGLEVYDVHEETTNKYSEEFRDKEGNVVWGTLQSTLKCKDKNGNEHVGCDNGRGMAADVDSTNRGFEMWSGTSGGIRTVTGTTLSATTPSVNFRIYFDGDLQDELLDATGSGGSGGKIEKWNSSKKTVDRYFSFYEVNSSTLNNYTKANPCIVADLFGDWREEFIARSSTDPSTITIFQTPVTTPHRLYTLMHDPQYRVSVAWQNVAYNQPPHVSYYLPDMVKNLKKPDIYMLGTEGVAGLAPSISKVGDGLENQGILLGNAIESFGYKFIGCDGVKVTGLPKGVTAKVEGSTVTISGTPTEAGVFAYTVVTEGGEGDAAFAKGVLSVAASGNAEEVATKKEASKVDASTPDAGIGWSETTNTGFVEKGYFNFDNSTASYGTWNLYSEHTASTTISIRFANGGSAARDMELVVNGVKVGTVSMDATGGWTTWLTTDAKIDLAKGLNTITLKSTTADGGANVDMFYFDIEGVSAYAGQVDEQTTITPVAASVRGMVFNPSTGVLYTPKAGLAEIYFYDLSGAMRLGISKNVSAGSTAMALDQELLPKGIYLVKVKLDGKAVFAEKFAKQ from the coding sequence ATGGAAAAACTTTCACGCGGCCTTGCGGTAGCGAACACGGGCAAGGGGATGCTCGTGAGTTGGCGCCTCTTGGGCACTGAAAATCCGGACACGGAATTCAACCTTTACCGTGACGGGACGAAAATTGCGTCTATCGGAAAGACTGCTGGCACGAACTATTTGGATGCCGACGGCAAGACGACTTCCAAGTATACGGTCGCCGCCGTGGTGAACGGCAAGGAAGGCAAGGCGGAAGGCGCACTTATCGTGTTGGACCAGAACAGCAAGGGGTTCCCGTACAAGACCATCAAGGGGCTCAATGTGCCTAAGGACCAGACGATGCCGGATGGCTCTACATGCAGCTACAGCCCAAACGACATGAGCGTGGGCGACCTGGATGGCGACGGCGAGCTGGATTTGGTTCTCAAGTGGGATCCGAACAATTCCAAGGACAATTCCCAGTCGGGTTACACGGGATCGGTGTTTATTGACGGCTTGAAGATGGATGGAACCCTCCTGTGGCGTATCGACCTCGGCAAGAATATCCGTGCCGGCGCCCATTACACGCAGTTCATGGTCTACGACTTGGATGGTGACGGTATTGCCGAAATCGTGATGAAAACTTCCGACGGCACTGTCGACGGCAAGGGCAAGGTCATTGGCGACGGTTCCAAGGATTATCGCTCCTCTTCGGGAACGATCATGACCGGTAACGAGTTCCTGACGGTGTTCAAGGGAAATACCGGCGAGGCCATCCATACGATTAACTATTGGCCTGCCCGTGGAAAGATTTCGGGTGATAGCTATGGAAACCGCGATAACCGTATGCTGGCGGCGATTGCCTACCTGGACGGGGTTCACCCGAGTGTCATCATGAGCCGCGGTTACTATACCGAATTCTTTGTGGCTGCCTATGATTTTGACGGCAAGGAACTCAAGACCCGCTGGCAGCACAGTTCCGACAAGAAGGGGCAGGGGCTTTACGGCGAAGGTAACCACAACCTTTCCGTTGGCGACCTGGATGGCGACGGCTTTGACGAAATTGTTATGGGCTCTGCGGCACTCAAGCACGACGGAACCCTCCTTTACCGTACCGGGTTTGGCCATGGCGATGCCATGCACCTGTCCGACATGGATCCCGACAAGCCGGGATTGGAAGTTTACGACGTTCACGAAGAAACTACCAACAAGTACAGCGAAGAATTCCGGGACAAGGAAGGCAATGTGGTGTGGGGAACGTTGCAAAGTACATTGAAATGTAAGGATAAAAACGGAAACGAACATGTCGGTTGCGATAACGGTCGTGGCATGGCGGCCGATGTCGATTCCACGAATCGTGGCTTTGAAATGTGGTCGGGAACCAGCGGCGGAATTCGCACTGTAACTGGAACGACGCTTTCGGCTACGACTCCTTCGGTCAATTTCCGCATTTACTTTGACGGTGACTTGCAAGATGAACTGCTGGATGCCACAGGCAGCGGCGGCAGCGGAGGAAAAATTGAAAAGTGGAATTCCAGCAAGAAAACCGTCGATCGCTACTTCAGCTTCTATGAAGTGAATAGTTCGACTCTGAACAACTACACTAAGGCGAATCCCTGTATTGTAGCCGATCTCTTCGGTGACTGGCGCGAAGAATTCATTGCGCGTTCCAGCACGGATCCTTCGACGATTACGATTTTCCAGACTCCCGTGACGACTCCGCACAGGCTCTACACGCTGATGCATGACCCGCAATACCGTGTGAGTGTTGCCTGGCAGAACGTTGCCTACAACCAGCCGCCCCATGTGAGCTATTACCTGCCCGACATGGTGAAGAATCTGAAGAAACCCGACATTTACATGCTCGGCACCGAAGGTGTCGCGGGCCTCGCTCCTTCTATTTCGAAGGTGGGCGATGGGCTTGAAAACCAGGGAATCCTGCTGGGTAATGCAATCGAGAGCTTCGGCTACAAGTTTATCGGCTGCGACGGCGTGAAGGTGACTGGACTCCCGAAGGGCGTGACCGCGAAGGTAGAGGGTTCGACCGTGACCATTTCGGGAACCCCGACCGAAGCGGGCGTATTTGCCTACACCGTTGTAACCGAAGGTGGTGAGGGTGATGCCGCATTTGCGAAGGGCGTGCTCTCTGTTGCCGCTTCGGGAAATGCTGAAGAGGTTGCGACGAAGAAGGAGGCCTCCAAGGTCGATGCTTCTACACCGGATGCGGGAATTGGCTGGTCCGAGACGACCAATACGGGCTTTGTCGAGAAGGGATACTTCAACTTCGACAATTCCACCGCAAGCTACGGTACGTGGAATCTGTATTCCGAACATACCGCTTCTACCACCATCAGTATCCGCTTTGCAAACGGTGGCAGTGCCGCACGCGATATGGAACTTGTGGTGAACGGAGTCAAGGTAGGGACAGTCTCTATGGATGCGACCGGCGGCTGGACGACTTGGCTTACGACCGATGCGAAGATTGATTTGGCGAAGGGACTCAATACGATTACGCTTAAGTCGACGACTGCCGATGGTGGCGCGAATGTGGATATGTTCTACTTCGATATCGAAGGCGTGAGCGCCTATGCGGGCCAGGTCGACGAGCAGACCACGATAACGCCTGTTGCAGCTTCTGTGCGTGGAATGGTGTTCAACCCCTCGACGGGTGTGTTGTACACCCCGAAGGCAGGCCTTGCTGAAATTTACTTCTACGACTTGTCCGGTGCGATGCGCCTGGGTATCTCGAAGAATGTTTCTGCGGGATCTACAGCGATGGCACTCGACCAAGAACTGCTCCCGAAGGGAATATACTTGGTGAAGGTTAAACTTGACGGAAAGGCTGTTTTTGCGGAGAAATTCGCAAAACAATAA
- a CDS encoding YihY/virulence factor BrkB family protein, with amino-acid sequence MFDAIAARSVTPVKIAIIAGKSFLYFHGLTRAAALTYTTFLAVVPLLILLTSITIAVGFGSFVSDYLPHLLNILNLDWPIDPIIAIVKNAEHVPIGKLGFIGAMGLFVTFILAFGSLESNFNVVWENKVSRPLHKQLRIYTPLLLIFAGIIGLYAGFVNHVQNALSVIVIDGLHFDPSVLHTLIDAFWYVTFHGAIILIIFLTLYALPARPDPKTYTKKKLLLSSIGISFLAWFSIMVYVRILMLIQTTLVTRMSIFYGSLAFIPLILFLVFGIWTIVLCGNSIVWTICTWPESKDRIWNWEGSPSEDLNMTKDRM; translated from the coding sequence ATGTTCGACGCGATTGCCGCGCGATCCGTCACGCCCGTAAAAATCGCCATCATTGCAGGCAAGTCGTTCCTATATTTCCATGGGCTCACCCGTGCGGCAGCCCTCACCTACACGACTTTCTTGGCAGTAGTTCCCCTGCTGATTCTCCTGACCTCGATCACCATCGCGGTCGGATTCGGCAGCTTTGTTTCGGACTACCTGCCCCACCTGCTGAACATCCTGAACCTGGACTGGCCTATAGACCCCATTATCGCCATCGTTAAAAATGCAGAACACGTTCCTATCGGAAAGTTGGGCTTTATCGGTGCCATGGGTCTTTTTGTCACCTTCATCCTTGCGTTCGGCAGCCTGGAATCGAACTTCAACGTGGTGTGGGAAAACAAGGTTTCGCGCCCCCTCCACAAGCAGTTGCGCATCTACACGCCCCTTTTGCTCATTTTCGCAGGGATTATCGGTCTTTACGCCGGTTTTGTGAACCATGTGCAAAACGCCCTTTCAGTCATTGTCATAGACGGCCTGCATTTCGACCCTTCCGTGCTTCACACGCTGATAGATGCCTTCTGGTACGTAACTTTCCACGGGGCCATCATCCTGATTATTTTTCTCACGCTCTATGCGTTGCCGGCAAGACCCGACCCCAAGACCTACACCAAGAAAAAACTGCTCCTTTCTTCTATCGGCATTTCCTTCTTGGCATGGTTCAGCATCATGGTTTACGTAAGGATCCTGATGCTCATCCAGACGACCCTCGTGACCAGGATGTCCATTTTCTACGGTTCACTAGCATTTATTCCGCTCATTCTTTTCCTCGTTTTCGGAATCTGGACCATCGTTCTTTGCGGAAATTCCATCGTCTGGACTATTTGCACTTGGCCAGAATCGAAGGACCGCATCTGGAACTGGGAAGGAAGCCCCTCCGAAGACCTGAACATGACCAAAGACAGGATGTAG
- a CDS encoding ABC transporter, which yields MPDFISIRGCRLHNLKNVDAQFPLGKITVVCGPSGCGKSTLVLDTLHGESKRRYLETLSPFAAELLGGRRIIPLDSAEGLPASLAIGPSHGETPAKAYALSISECDSTLRALFAAYAKPACPVCGKPMESMSREDMIREIASLPQGSKLQFFARIESNGPSAGSKPFPNLDKLAAVFLAQGFTRALADGVSYSLADLTEKEKEIIPQEFFIVVDRVIVRENTRTRIAEAVDGVLKLTHGELILDINGSRKLFSTVPRCPEHGAQLSRPLASEDLSPYSRTSICEKCGGTGIIEDGDSSEECPDCRGLRLKKNFLNAAIELDCAKGKDCLEDESNENHKDAPRKIRTTWQDILNTPFAELESQLHALFDNRLTAKQQPAFRTLIDRIQAIVDLDIGYLTAGRAGATLSGGEVQRLRLSSLSTGHLNNLLIVLDEPASGLHQSDVEALWKVLKKVQSRGNTLVLIDHNPALIKKADWIIEMGPGAGEKGGEILLQGTAKDVLGNPISPTGNWIKGLDERRQLYKASDVSNEVGYDRAEQLVLERSESTKTKTSLRAEHNEAKQSKKEAIHIKNFALFDMKPVTAHFPVQKFSVITGQSGSGKSTIFFRNLAPRATKGEFEGIGIQALSILSTGDFHGNRRSTVASAINLNTILRDLFAKLPESKVRGYTASKFATHAPGGRCENCKGEGVILDPAGYEESECPVCLGRRFKDEILEVRFKSLSIADIYDLEVGDAYKLFINMKPFADKLKPLVDTGLDYLKLGQTTTHLSGGERARLRLSIALARAKAPNTLFLFDEPARGLHQKDIQHLLDLIRGLTEAGHTVIAIEHAQDFVNAADYVVELSR from the coding sequence ATGCCCGACTTCATCAGCATACGCGGCTGCAGGCTGCACAACCTCAAGAACGTAGACGCCCAGTTTCCGCTAGGCAAAATTACAGTGGTATGCGGACCTTCGGGCTGCGGAAAGTCGACGCTTGTACTTGACACCCTGCACGGAGAATCCAAGCGGCGTTACCTAGAAACGCTTTCGCCGTTTGCCGCAGAATTGCTCGGAGGGCGTCGCATTATTCCGCTGGATAGCGCCGAAGGCTTACCGGCAAGCCTCGCCATCGGGCCTAGCCACGGAGAAACTCCCGCGAAGGCCTACGCGTTAAGCATCTCGGAATGCGACTCTACGTTGCGTGCACTGTTTGCGGCGTATGCAAAACCTGCCTGTCCCGTTTGCGGAAAGCCCATGGAAAGCATGAGCCGCGAAGACATGATCCGCGAAATTGCGAGTTTGCCGCAAGGGAGCAAGCTACAATTTTTTGCGCGGATTGAAAGCAACGGCCCTTCGGCAGGCTCAAAGCCCTTTCCCAACCTTGATAAGCTCGCGGCGGTGTTCCTGGCGCAAGGCTTTACACGCGCCTTGGCCGATGGAGTCAGCTATTCGCTCGCCGACCTTACCGAAAAAGAAAAGGAAATTATTCCCCAGGAATTCTTTATTGTCGTGGACCGCGTGATTGTCCGCGAGAACACGCGTACCCGTATTGCCGAAGCGGTCGACGGAGTTCTGAAACTCACGCACGGCGAATTGATTCTAGACATCAACGGGAGCAGGAAACTTTTCAGCACGGTGCCGCGCTGCCCCGAACACGGAGCGCAACTTTCCAGACCACTCGCGTCCGAAGACTTGTCGCCATATTCCCGCACAAGCATTTGCGAAAAATGTGGCGGCACAGGAATCATCGAAGACGGTGACAGCAGCGAAGAATGCCCCGATTGCAGGGGCTTACGGCTCAAGAAGAATTTTTTGAACGCGGCAATTGAGCTGGACTGCGCCAAGGGCAAAGACTGCCTCGAGGACGAAAGCAACGAAAATCACAAGGACGCTCCGCGCAAAATCCGTACCACGTGGCAAGACATTTTAAACACGCCTTTCGCGGAACTCGAAAGCCAGCTGCACGCCCTGTTCGACAATCGACTGACAGCAAAGCAACAGCCCGCGTTCCGCACGTTAATTGACCGCATCCAGGCGATTGTCGATTTGGATATCGGTTACCTCACGGCAGGGCGTGCAGGCGCCACCCTGTCGGGTGGCGAAGTCCAAAGACTTCGGCTTTCGAGCCTCAGCACTGGTCACCTGAACAACCTCCTGATTGTTCTCGACGAACCCGCCAGCGGCTTGCACCAGAGCGACGTCGAAGCCCTCTGGAAAGTCCTCAAGAAAGTGCAGTCCCGTGGGAACACGCTTGTGCTCATCGACCACAATCCAGCCCTCATCAAGAAAGCCGACTGGATTATTGAAATGGGTCCTGGTGCCGGCGAAAAGGGCGGCGAGATTCTGTTGCAAGGAACCGCGAAAGACGTTCTTGGCAACCCGATATCGCCCACGGGAAATTGGATTAAAGGTTTAGACGAGAGACGACAACTGTATAAGGCGAGTGACGTATCCAACGAAGTTGGATATGACCGAGCCGAACAGTTGGTACTTGAGCGAAGCGAAAGTACAAAGACGAAAACGTCATTGCGAGCGGAACATAATGAAGCGAAGCAATCCAAAAAAGAAGCAATCCATATAAAGAACTTCGCCCTGTTCGACATGAAGCCGGTCACCGCGCATTTCCCGGTGCAAAAGTTCAGCGTCATCACGGGTCAGAGCGGCAGCGGCAAGTCCACGATTTTCTTCAGAAACTTAGCCCCGCGTGCCACCAAGGGTGAATTCGAAGGCATCGGCATCCAAGCGCTTTCCATCCTTTCTACAGGCGATTTCCACGGGAACCGCCGCAGCACCGTCGCCTCGGCCATCAACCTGAACACGATTCTCCGCGACCTTTTCGCAAAACTCCCCGAAAGCAAGGTCCGCGGCTACACCGCTAGCAAATTCGCGACGCACGCCCCCGGGGGCCGCTGCGAAAACTGCAAAGGCGAAGGCGTTATCCTCGACCCTGCGGGCTACGAGGAATCCGAATGCCCCGTATGCCTCGGCAGACGCTTCAAGGACGAAATTCTCGAAGTCCGCTTCAAGTCGCTTTCTATCGCCGACATCTATGACCTAGAAGTCGGCGACGCCTACAAGTTGTTCATCAACATGAAGCCCTTTGCGGACAAGCTCAAACCGCTCGTAGACACGGGCCTAGACTACCTGAAACTCGGGCAGACCACGACACACCTCTCCGGCGGCGAACGCGCCCGCTTGCGTCTTTCCATCGCGCTCGCCCGTGCAAAGGCTCCAAACACGCTTTTCCTTTTCGACGAGCCCGCACGCGGTCTCCATCAAAAGGACATCCAGCATCTGCTCGATCTAATTCGCGGCCTCACCGAAGCAGGTCACACCGTCATCGCCATCGAGCATGCGCAAGACTTCGTAAACGCCGCCGACTATGTGGTGGAACTGAGCCGATAA
- a CDS encoding NAD-dependent epimerase/dehydratase family protein, producing MIALFIGGTGTISMAITRLAAFQGWKLYLLNRGNRPAEDIPAGVEIIQADINDEALVAEKIKGMQFDVVCDFIVFHPSALERDYRLFKGRTKQFMYISSASAYQKPLSDYRITEGTPLANPYWEYSRNKIAGEEFLMRKYREEGFPITIVRPSHTYDERHIPLGVHGKNGSWQIAKRMLEGKPVIIHGDGTSLWTMTFNTDFARGFVGLMGNVHAIGESFQITSDETLTWNQIYKAVADALGVELKPYYVSSRFLADVSDYDLLGSLIGDKANSVVFDNSKLKRAVPTFRTEVRFDQGIRRTIDYVLSHPEFQKEDPEFDAWCDKVIETQENAKKSFKR from the coding sequence ATGATTGCTCTCTTTATCGGCGGTACAGGAACCATCAGCATGGCGATTACGCGTCTTGCTGCTTTTCAGGGCTGGAAGCTTTACCTGCTCAATCGCGGGAACCGCCCCGCAGAAGACATCCCCGCAGGTGTCGAAATCATTCAGGCAGATATCAACGACGAGGCTCTCGTTGCTGAAAAAATCAAGGGCATGCAGTTCGATGTCGTCTGCGACTTCATCGTATTTCACCCGAGTGCGCTTGAACGCGACTACCGTCTGTTTAAGGGCCGTACAAAGCAGTTTATGTACATCAGTTCCGCGAGCGCCTATCAGAAGCCGCTTTCGGACTACCGCATTACCGAGGGCACGCCTCTTGCGAACCCGTACTGGGAATACTCCCGCAACAAGATTGCGGGGGAGGAATTCCTGATGCGCAAGTACCGCGAAGAAGGGTTCCCGATTACGATCGTGCGCCCGAGTCATACCTACGATGAACGCCACATTCCGTTGGGTGTTCACGGCAAGAACGGTAGCTGGCAAATCGCGAAGCGTATGCTCGAAGGTAAACCCGTGATAATCCATGGCGACGGCACGAGCCTTTGGACGATGACCTTCAATACCGACTTTGCCCGTGGCTTTGTGGGCCTGATGGGCAACGTGCATGCCATCGGCGAATCGTTTCAGATTACAAGCGACGAAACTCTCACTTGGAACCAGATTTACAAGGCAGTTGCCGATGCTCTCGGCGTCGAACTTAAGCCTTACTATGTGTCTTCGCGGTTCCTTGCAGATGTAAGCGATTACGATTTGCTGGGAAGCCTGATTGGCGACAAGGCGAATTCCGTCGTGTTCGATAATTCCAAGCTTAAGCGTGCCGTGCCCACGTTCCGTACGGAGGTACGCTTTGATCAGGGAATCCGCCGCACGATTGACTATGTGCTTTCGCATCCAGAATTTCAAAAAGAAGATCCTGAATTCGACGCCTGGTGCGATAAGGTGATTGAAACGCAGGAAAATGCGAAGAAATCCTTTAAACGGTAA
- a CDS encoding iron-containing alcohol dehydrogenase, whose protein sequence is MDNFNFYSPTEFVFGKDRENECGELVKKYGGTKVLIHYGGGSAVRSGLIDRVKASLDATGIAHVELGGVKPNPRDTLIYKGIEMVRANGVDFILAVGGGSTIDSSKGIAVGSLYDGDFWDFYAKKLPVTKALPIGVVQTIAAAGSEGSGASVVTKEEGMLKRDIGSDVIRPKFAVQNPALLCTLPAYQTACGITDIIAHIFERYFTNTLEVETTDRLCEGLLLAMLKEGPRAIADPTNYQVRANIMWAGTVAHNDIVGCGRSQDWNSHAIEHELSGLYDCAHGAGLAVIMPAWMEYVVDHNVMRFAQMATRVFGCQMNFENPKATALEGIKAFRKFLHSIGMPINFAELGAKEEDIPKLVEKLNPGDGWGFVPLKAKDVTAIYTIAAHATV, encoded by the coding sequence ATGGATAATTTCAACTTCTACAGCCCCACGGAATTCGTATTCGGCAAGGACCGCGAAAATGAATGCGGTGAACTCGTTAAAAAGTATGGCGGCACCAAGGTGCTGATTCATTACGGTGGGGGCTCTGCGGTACGTTCGGGCTTGATTGACCGCGTGAAGGCATCGCTTGATGCCACTGGAATTGCCCATGTAGAACTCGGTGGCGTGAAACCGAATCCGCGCGATACGCTCATCTACAAGGGCATCGAAATGGTGCGCGCCAATGGGGTAGACTTTATCTTGGCCGTCGGTGGCGGCTCTACGATTGATAGCTCCAAGGGCATTGCCGTGGGTAGCCTTTACGATGGCGACTTCTGGGATTTTTATGCGAAAAAGTTGCCGGTCACGAAGGCGCTCCCGATTGGCGTGGTGCAGACGATTGCCGCTGCGGGCTCCGAAGGCAGTGGCGCTTCTGTGGTGACCAAGGAAGAGGGAATGCTCAAGCGCGATATCGGTTCTGACGTGATTCGCCCGAAGTTTGCGGTGCAGAATCCGGCGCTCCTTTGCACGTTGCCGGCTTACCAGACGGCTTGCGGCATTACCGACATTATTGCCCACATTTTCGAACGCTATTTCACGAATACGCTCGAAGTCGAAACCACAGACCGTCTTTGTGAAGGCCTGCTCTTGGCCATGCTCAAGGAAGGTCCGCGCGCCATTGCCGACCCGACCAATTATCAGGTTCGCGCCAACATCATGTGGGCGGGGACGGTTGCCCACAATGATATTGTGGGCTGCGGGCGCAGTCAGGATTGGAATAGCCACGCCATTGAACATGAACTCTCGGGACTTTATGACTGCGCCCATGGCGCGGGGCTTGCGGTGATTATGCCTGCGTGGATGGAATACGTTGTAGATCATAACGTGATGCGTTTTGCGCAGATGGCGACGCGCGTATTCGGCTGCCAGATGAATTTCGAGAATCCGAAGGCGACCGCCCTCGAAGGCATCAAGGCGTTCCGTAAGTTCCTGCATTCTATCGGTATGCCGATTAACTTTGCTGAACTCGGCGCGAAAGAAGAAGATATCCCGAAGCTGGTTGAAAAGCTGAATCCGGGTGACGGCTGGGGCTTTGTTCCGCTCAAGGCGAAGGATGTGACCGCGATTTACACCATCGCGGCCCACGCAACGGTGTAA
- a CDS encoding very short patch repair endonuclease codes for MNRSQMMQSVHSEDTKPEILVRRALFHAGFRYKLHRHDLPGSPDLFVLKYGVAIFVNGCFWHQHGCKLTSRPKSNPDFWDNKFTNNTVRDIKTSWKLSLQGYRVATVWECSIKNDFEHTLERLKMFITSDDETIEI; via the coding sequence ATGAACCGCTCGCAGATGATGCAATCGGTCCATTCCGAAGATACGAAGCCAGAAATTTTGGTACGTAGGGCGCTATTTCATGCAGGCTTTCGTTACAAACTCCATCGTCACGATTTACCAGGTTCACCAGATCTTTTCGTTCTCAAGTACGGAGTGGCCATTTTCGTGAACGGATGTTTTTGGCACCAGCATGGTTGCAAGTTAACAAGCCGTCCGAAAAGCAACCCAGATTTTTGGGACAACAAATTCACAAACAACACTGTTCGCGACATCAAAACAAGCTGGAAACTTTCATTGCAAGGATATAGAGTCGCCACCGTGTGGGAATGTTCCATCAAGAACGATTTTGAACACACATTGGAGCGGCTAAAAATGTTCATCACAAGCGACGATGAAACAATCGAAATTTAA
- a CDS encoding ribonuclease domain-containing protein, producing MKKLKNIPCFFVFLYSAFLVACSTPTVSSDDSDEIEWISSDSEKTTSSSSVATKSIYEAVEESGLYTTKDSVAAYLCKFDKLPSNYVGKNEGQSLYESKTGNTFSKWNFNPWTTIGVMIGGDTFNNYANNPDNYHSTLPEGDYREADVDYSAKNRGTKRLVYQSDCVIYYTADHYETFSRLDF from the coding sequence ATGAAAAAACTTAAGAATATTCCTTGTTTTTTTGTTTTCTTGTACTCCGCATTCCTCGTTGCGTGTTCTACACCGACGGTTTCTAGCGATGATTCCGATGAAATTGAATGGATATCTTCCGATAGCGAAAAAACGACTTCTTCCTCTAGCGTTGCAACAAAATCGATTTACGAAGCGGTGGAAGAATCCGGTTTGTATACCACGAAGGATTCTGTGGCCGCATACCTCTGCAAGTTTGATAAATTGCCGAGCAACTATGTCGGCAAAAATGAGGGGCAGTCCTTGTACGAATCTAAAACAGGGAACACTTTCTCGAAGTGGAATTTTAATCCGTGGACAACAATCGGTGTGATGATTGGCGGCGATACGTTCAACAACTATGCGAATAATCCAGACAATTACCACTCCACGTTGCCCGAAGGAGATTATCGCGAAGCGGATGTTGATTATTCTGCGAAGAATCGTGGTACGAAACGCCTAGTTTATCAATCAGATTGCGTTATCTATTATACAGCAGACCATTACGAAACTTTTAGTAGGTTGGATTTTTAA
- a CDS encoding M48 family metallopeptidase, producing the protein MLRTVEADGIAISYTLERKPVKNINLRIRADQSVYVSAPKDVAAKMVDAFVVEKSAYILRALKKFKDKNREADSENNFVNGETVKFLGRNLRLKIKNASRSKVESDESYVTLYVKDVQDADLKKRVLETWLRKKCKDEITAICKKVYPQVKKYGVAFPEIQLREMVSRWGSCSPKKGFMTFNTALIAMPVSCIEYVVTHEFTHFLYPNHSKKFYQQLATFMPDWEERKKRLEG; encoded by the coding sequence ATGCTCCGTACCGTTGAGGCCGATGGCATCGCGATAAGTTATACGCTTGAGCGAAAGCCTGTCAAGAATATTAATCTGCGTATCCGTGCCGACCAAAGCGTGTATGTGTCGGCACCCAAAGATGTGGCAGCGAAGATGGTTGACGCATTCGTTGTGGAAAAATCGGCGTACATATTGCGTGCACTCAAAAAGTTCAAGGACAAAAACCGTGAAGCTGATTCAGAGAACAACTTTGTTAATGGCGAAACGGTCAAGTTCTTGGGCCGCAACTTGCGTCTCAAAATAAAGAATGCATCGCGCAGTAAAGTAGAATCAGACGAAAGTTATGTAACTTTATATGTTAAAGACGTGCAAGATGCCGATTTAAAAAAGCGTGTGCTCGAAACATGGCTCCGCAAAAAATGTAAAGACGAAATAACGGCAATTTGCAAGAAGGTTTATCCACAAGTAAAAAAATATGGCGTCGCGTTCCCAGAAATCCAGCTTCGCGAAATGGTTTCTCGCTGGGGTTCCTGTTCCCCGAAAAAGGGATTCATGACATTCAATACGGCACTAATCGCCATGCCAGTGTCGTGCATCGAATACGTGGTCACGCACGAATTTACGCATTTCCTTTACCCAAATCATTCCAAAAAGTTCTACCAGCAACTGGCGACATTCATGCCTGACTGGGAAGAACGGAAAAAACGGCTGGAAGGGTGA